The following is a genomic window from Neodiprion lecontei isolate iyNeoLeco1 chromosome 4, iyNeoLeco1.1, whole genome shotgun sequence.
CTTTAAGTAACAATTTTTGGAGTTCAGATAGCACACTGAAAACTCACTAAAATCAATTGATATtcaacataatttttattattttgtattatacatacttgACATTCAAGAAAGgaaataattcgaattttgGCTCCATTCAAAGAACAATCCAAATTAGACAAATAATACTAATGATTTCACTTCAGTTGCTCAACCTTCAATGAAATACCTCCGAAATTCATAAAACTTTCAAAGTATTGCTAATACCACAGACAGAGCAGCAGCTGCGAGGACCATTGCATAGCCAGTGGTATAAACATCCTTTATACTGAGAAACACTCCCAAGTCCCAAGCCTGTACAAATTCACTGATTAAGATTTTTGCGCATATAGTAGTACATGCAATGCCTCAAAAGCAACTCTTGaatcttaaattttcaatagataaatcattttttatgtttcttaATGGAAACGATGTACTTTTCAAGAATCGAAGTGAGACAACTATTGGTGAGTAGAGAGTGATTAGTGTAAGGCCGAAAATACTGTTTAATTTCAGTAACaagaattcaaattcaatgaaGCTCTAGAGTGCCAGATATTTTAATCGCATAGTCAAGATTCTGTGACATGTAAACTGATGAACCTTAGACTATTAGAAGGAACTGTTTTTGAATCAAAGGtcgcaaataataaaaaaattacaaactaAAATTGACTGCTAACTGCTGCTTTTTGAAATGTGCAGCGATTTATACAACTAATCGTGCCCGGCAAATTTCGGCACTCTGTGTACAATGAAATCACCACCAATAGTGTTACACAAACTTTGGAAGGCTGTGGCGaggtaaaataatttacaattacgATTAGAAATAACTTACCAAGTGACGAATTCCGTTGCAAAAATGGAATGCTACTGGAAAAGCAAGAGCGATTTTACCAACTGCGATCGCAACTGCTGGCAAACATAACGCGTGCACAGCTTCAATCATGCATGGCATTCCACCAGGCATGAAAAGAGTACCTAAAATATGAAAGTAAAAGACAGATCATGGTCACATACAGCTTTTAATAATTACGGACATAATCTTGACATTATCTTATTACTCACTCAAACCAATTGTTGCTGCGTAACCTGACAATATTATCCCTGTAGCTCTGTGTGAGATTGAAAGCAGAGTCGTTATTTGCACTTGATAAATGGTCAAGTGAGGAGACATCGGTCTCTTGAGACGCATATTCTTCTCATCGTGATTCTCATGCACTGCTACTTTTTCTAATGCAGCATTTGATGTGGAAACAGCTAGGTTTCTGTGAAATCAACAAAAGCATAAACCATAAATGCagcaaaatgaaatattcaagTAATGAACTTTCATAGACTTATGCAATTTTTCTACACCtcttgattttttaaaatcttcaTTGTGTACCTAGAACATCTTAAACAAACTGTTTTCTTCCTTGATAAAACTGCAAACAAACGATTCATacaattttcgttcaaaaaaaaagggggggggagggggggtgaATATCATCAGCACATTATTTCTGACAATAtatagaaaattcaatttgatttcGATTGACATAACCTTcgcaaatatatttttgcatCATTATTTCTAACAATTTCCGTGGGAAAAGAACACTATAGATACATTAAAACTTCGATTGAGAACTGTCGACTCCAAATTCATTGCTATTGATAttagaaattaataaaaattttattcgcacTTTTTAAGAAGCAATATTGAATGAAACTGTAGTGCGTTATCTTTGTTGATACTATtacaaattatgaaatattCAACCAATGGGAAGTGATAAACCATAGTTTAGTTTACTCTTACAAATCAAAGCAAGCTATGGCAATTTCAAGCCAGACaaacgtttatttttcataaaaaataatacaagaaTGTGATGTACTCAAAAGAAATGGTTGAATAGTCAAACTTTCGAATGAAGGTAACTTCAGTTTTATGTTTGTACATAATTATGTATACGTCAAAATAGTATTGTGGAGTTTTTATCACATCCCATTCTAATAGTGGTCACTTTCTGTATTTAGCTATACATTCCGTTTGTTTCATTATAATGCTTTTTCGACTGCATCAGATGAAAGTCAACAACTATGAAATCA
Proteins encoded in this region:
- the LOC107225757 gene encoding succinate dehydrogenase cytochrome b560 subunit, mitochondrial; this translates as MALSYTRLLCRRNLGVNGFRGFYTSKNLAVSTSNAALEKVAVHENHDEKNMRLKRPMSPHLTIYQVQITTLLSISHRATGIILSGYAATIGLSTLFMPGGMPCMIEAVHALCLPAVAIAVGKIALAFPVAFHFCNGIRHLAWDLGVFLSIKDVYTTGYAMVLAAAALSVVLAIL